The following coding sequences lie in one Heliangelus exortis chromosome 6, bHelExo1.hap1, whole genome shotgun sequence genomic window:
- the PLCL1 gene encoding inactive phospholipase C-like protein 1 produces the protein MAEAVGSKEQPAAGRAPPDAAHRAEEEPEPASLDAPAAGRRRERRSGVSAVGTTERYLTPAAPPDPDACLLEAAKATPRRSSIIKDPSNQKCGRKKTVSFSSMPSEKKISSASDCISFMQAGCELKKVRPNSRIYNRFFTLDPDLQALRWEPSKKDLEKAKLDISAIKEIRLGKNTETFRNNGLADQISEDCALSVIHGENYESLDLVANSADVANIWVSGLRYLVSRSKQPLDLMESGHNTPRFAWLKTVFEAADVDGNGILLEDTAVELIKKLNPTLKESKIRLKFKEIQKSKEKLTTRVTKEEFCEAFGELCTRPEVYFLLVQISKNKEYLDANDLMLFLEAEQGVAHITEEMCLDIIRRYELSEEGRLQGFLAIDGFTQYLLSPECDIFDPEHKKVVQDMTQPLSHYYINASHNTYLIEDQLRGPADINGYVRALKMSCRSIEVDVCDGPDNEPIVCNRNNVSSPIAFRSVVEVINKLAFFASEYPLILCLGNHCSLEQQKVAVQHMKRIFGSKLYTEAPLSSEAYLPSPEKLKMKIIVKGKKLPCDQDILEGEVTDEDEEAEISRRLSEDYSREPKLIWLCRELSDLVSLCKSVQYKDFETSMKAQNYWEMCSFSEAEASRIANEYPEDFVNYNKKFLSRVYPSAMRIDSSNLNPQDFWNCGCQVVAMNYQTPGPMMDLHTGWFLQNGGCGYVLRPSVMREEVSYFSANTKGIVPGVSPQVLHVKIISGQNFPKPKGACAKGDVIDPYVCIEIHGIPADCTEQRTKTVQQNSDNPIFDESFEFQINLPELAMIRFVVLDDDYIGDEFIGQYTIPLECLQPGYRHIPLRSFVGEIMEHVTLFVHIAITNRSGGGKAQKRSLSVRIGKKAREYTMLRNTGLKTIDDIFKVAVHPLREATDMRENMQNAMVSVKELCGLPPIASLKQCILTLSSRLLSSDSTPSVTLCMKDAFPYLEPLGTVPDVQKKVLAAYDLMIQESRVLIETADITHEKIVQCQKAGMEFHEELHNLGTKEGLKGRKLSKAIESFAWNITVLKGQGDLLKNAKNEALENMKQIQLACLSCGLSKAGSGQADAKSKRCLEAIQEKDTGDENGRL, from the exons GATCCTTCGAACCAGAAAtgtgggagaaagaaaacagtgtcCTTCAGCAGCATGccatcagagaagaaaatcagcaGTGCCAGCGACTGCATCAGCTTCATGCAGGCTGGGTGTGAGCTGAAGAAAGTTCGTCCAAATTCCCGGATTTATAACCGTTTTTTCACTCTGGATCCTGACCTGCAGGCTCTTCGCTGGGAGCCTTCCAAAAAGGACCTTGAGAAAGCCAAGCTTGATATTTCTGCTATAAAAGAAATCAGACTTGGGAAGAACACAGAAACGTTCAGGAACAACGGGCTCGCAGACCAGATCTCGGAGGACTGCGCGCTGTCGGTGATTCATGGGGAGAACTACGAGTCCCTGGACTTGGTTGCCAATTCTGCTGATGTGGCCAATATTTGGGTGTCAGGATTAAGGTATTTGGTGTCTCGGAGCAAACAGCCTTTGGATTTGATGGAAAGCGGCCATAACACCCCACGGTTTGCCTGGCTAAAAACTGTATTTGAAGCGGCGGATGTGGATGGGAATGGCATCCTGTTAGAAGATACGGCCGTGGAGCTAATAAAGAAACTTAACCCCACCTTAAAGGAATCAAAAATTAGATTAAAATTTAAGGAGATCcagaagagcaaagagaagCTGACGACGCGAGTCACGAAAGAGGAATTTTGCGAAGCGTTCGGCGAACTTTGCACGAGGCCCGAAGTTTATTTCTTGTTGGTGCAGATCTCTAAAAACAAAGAGTATCTCGATGCCAATGACCTCATGCTGTTTCTAGAGGCTGAGCAAGGGGTGGCCCACATCACAGAAGAGATGTGTTTAGATATTATACGCAGGTATGAGCTTTCTGAAGAAGGCAGGTTGCAAGGTTTCCTCGCCATCGATGGATTTACTCAGTACCTGCTGTCGCCGGAATGTGATATTTTTGACCCAGAGCACAAAAAAGTTGTCCAAGACATGACCCAGCCTTTGTCCCATTACTACATCAATGCCTCCCACAACACATACCTAATAGAAGACCAGCTCAGAGGGCCAGCTGATATCAATGGTTATGTCAGAGCTCTGAAGATGAGCTGCCGGAGCATCGAAGTCGACGTCTGCGACGGCCCAGACAACGAGCCCATCGTTTGCAACCGCAACAACGTGAGCTCGCCGATTGCCTTTCGGAGCGTGGTGGAGGTCATCAACAAATTGGCCTTTTTTGCCTCAGAATACCCCCTCATCCTCTGCTTGGGCAACCACTGCTCgctggagcagcagaaggtAGCGGTACAGCACATGAAAAGGATCTTTGGAAGCAAACTCTACACGGAGGCACCTTTATCCTCAGAAGCCTACCTCCCCTCCcctgagaaactgaaaatgaagattATTGTGAAGGGGAAGAAGCTGCCCTGTGACCAGGACATCTTAGAGGGAGAAGTCACGGATGAAGATGAAGAGGCTGAAATATCCCGGAGGCTGTCAGAGGACTACTCGAGGGAACCGAAGCTGATCTGGCTCTGCAGGGAACTGTCTGACTTGGTGTCCCTGTGCAAATCTGTCCAATACAAAGACTTTGAGACCTCCATGAAAGCTCAGAACTATTGGGAAATGTGCTCCTTCAGCGAGGCAGAGGCCAGTCGGATAGCGAACGAATACCCTGAAGATTTTGTCAACTACAACAAAAAGTTTCTGTCCAGGGTCTACCCAAGTGCCATGAGGATAGACTCCAGTAACTTAAATCCTCAAGATTTTTGGAACTGTGGTTGCCAGGTGGTGGCGATGAACTATCAGACCCCAGGGCCCATGATGGACCTACACACTGGCTGGTTTCTCCAGAACGGGGGGTGCGGGTATGTTCTCAGGCCTTCAGTCATGCGTGAGGAAGTGTCTTACTTCAGCGCCAACACCAAGGGCATTGTTCCCGGGGTCTCTCCCCAGGTCCTACACGTCAAAATAATCAGTGGTCAGAACTTCCCAAAGCCCAAGGGGGCGTGTGCTAAAGGGGATGTGATAGACCCCTACGTCTGCATAGAAATACACGGAATTCCCGCAGACTGCACCGAGCAAAGAACTAAAACTGTTCAGCAAAACAGCGATAACCCCATTTTTGATGAAAGCTTTGAGTTCCAGATCAACCTCCCGGAGCTGGCCATGATCCGTTTCGTTGTTTTGGATGATGACTACATAGGGGATGAGTTCATAGGGCAGTACACCATCCCCCTGGAGTGCCTGCAGCCCGGGTACAGGCACATCCCCCTGCGGTCTTTCGTTGGGGAGATCATGGAGCACGTCACCCTCTTCGTTCACATCGCCATAACCAACCGGAGCGGCGGTGGGAAGGCCCAAAAGCGCAGCCTCTCCGTCAGGATAGGGAAGAAGGCCAGGGAGTACACCATGCTGAGGAACACCGGGCTCAAGACCATCGATGACATCTTCAAGGTGGCAGTGCACCCACTGAGAGAGGCCACTGACATGAGGGAAAACATGCAG AACGCCATGGTGTCCGTCAAGGAGCTGTGCGGGCTGCCACCCATCGCCAGCCTGAAGCAGTGCATCCTGACCCTGTCCTCCCGCCTCCTCAGCAGCGACAGCACCCCCTCTGTCACCCTCTGCATGAAGGACGCCTTCCCCTACCTGGAGCCTCTGGGGACCGTGCCCGACGTGCAGAAAAAGGTCCTGGCGGCGTATGACCTG ATGATTCAAGAGAGCAGGGTCCTCATCGAGACAGCAGACATCACCCATGAGAAGATTGTTCAGTGCCAGAAAGCAG GAATGGAATTCCACGAAGAGCTTCATAACCTCGGGACAAAGGAAggtttgaaaggaagaaaattaagcaAAGCCATTGAGAGTTTTGCATGGAATATCACAGTGCTGAAG GGCCAAGGAGATCTCCTGAAGAACGCCAAGAACGAAGCTCTGGAGAACATGAAGCAGATCCAGCTGGCGTGCCTGTCGTGTGGACTGAGCAAAGCTGGGAGCGGGCA